A DNA window from Rubripirellula tenax contains the following coding sequences:
- a CDS encoding DUF2341 domain-containing protein, producing MSNNRNDWQRRRMTIDRWITQARRLIGSGDAGRNARPSTNLGRLEPRILFSATPIDVASMGIGADTAMVMELQPQSIDAEVSQSQSTTIDQLASPQTAKPYELIFVDSSVTDLNQVLDDFAASDRNFEVFVLGADRDGIDQITEILDSRSEVAAVHLFSHAENGNVRLGSANLGATNLSGYASQIASWQSSLNTGADILIYGCDLAATDNGRYLIEAIGSLTEADVAASDDDTGHSSFGGNWNLEFTTGSIETEIATSAQLQQEWLGKLSTITVTTYNDIINAGDGLTSLREAIIAASSGDTIILGTGTYTVSILGTGENNSLTGDFDINKSLTISGNGAGNTIIDGGALDRVFHIDNASAIVAFSDVTIQNGFTTGNGGGVYIEGGTATLDRVVIQGNRGAFGAGIYVNSSATLNLTDVIIQNNGDGGTTRGGGIESAGTANLLRVTFSGNQAGSGGGIYTTGTLDLTNATLSNNSASSSGGGVYSTGTTTITNSTLAFNNAGNAGGIRRQAGSVSIVNTIISDNTVTSANADVQGSFSSLGNNLILDVTGGSGFGGTDVVGSSANLGLLADNGGFGKTHAITTSSLAYNAGTATGAPATDQRGVERTSLVDIGAFERREMSATSEFRVNTTTGSVQETSGQDRGSQQSVAVADDGSYVVVWSSLNQDGDGWGVFAKRFDSSGTALTGDITVADLPANNQKWARVGTADDGSFVVTWTLTNALDVPQDVYARRFDANGDAIGTNFVVNTTTGGIQSNSSIAVNGSGTFIVAWEGNGVGDNDGIFYRRFNANGTAIDGTEVRANFDNIGDENEASVAINDSGQFAITWESAGEIYLRQFTAGGTPIPPTSDILVDSTAAAAMGSTVEIDSLGRTVVLYRTNGFAGLGAGVWGRAFHADGTERLGLFQVSNQSFSSDNTQPSIAMADNGDFIVVYHGDDNGDGNGSSVKFRRYDADTGAIATASQVNISTTGDQQFSSVAMLDMDNFVVTWSGNGTQSGNTDTSGVFARQFHLEAPTLDLDSNNSSGATGINFSRTFFNGGGAVSVADTDATIIDSDSTHLQSLTIRITDRQNGASEVLAAITSGTSITANYTAGTLTLSGSDTTANYQQVLRTVTYNNSNNPATGTSRTITFVASDGVSVSEIATTTLAISMPVNQAPTDIAISNSTVNENTNTASGFSVGVLSATDADSSTPFTWAVVGGADQARFSIGGASNNQLMLTDGVLDYEAKASYEVDVRVTDSSGNPFVETLTISVIDINEAPTVSLSVATTLLAEDTDTTSAIVVSSITVTDDALGTNTLTLSGDDASLFEIVGYELRLVAGTWLDFETNSALDVTVNVNDSTIGGTPDDTASHTITISDVNEAPSVALTPVVVTLSEDTDTTSAIVVATIVVSDDALGSATLSLAGLDAAFFEIVGSDLRLRAGASLDYETNPTLNVTVQVDDATIAGFPDDSASHSVTTTDVVEIPTTTLNPSDDTYLDKDNPDFNYGVSTTLIVDHSGGSIGDSRILLKFDFSSIPVGATITGATLTMQANAGAGTFRIGVYEVTEAWVEGNQNGSVGFPSWDDRTSTNAWNGGTFNSTAVATFDATTTGQHAWNVTSLVQSWITGSTVNNGVIIGSEAGGGNSYTYSSRDGGSPPELQLFYTVTNAAPTDIAPNTLSVAENTDSTLGVNLGTLTATDSDAGETFTWAIVGGTDETKFTINASNELILSDGMLDFERQGSYSVVVRVIDSANNIYDETLTVSITDQNEAPSVSLTPVITNIDEDSDTTSAIVVATISVTDDALGTETLSLSGDDAAMFEIAGNQLRLIAGASLDFETNASLDVSVNIDDATIPGNPDNSALHSMTVGDTIETDPVVATSDTYTFDEDTTFDSSTQWFDANWSNRRTLSFDNLNQASNLTDMPVLIRIDATRIDYSKTQNAGQDLRFVDGDGVLLAHQIESWNEAGSSYVWVKVPTVNQSSNTDFVWMYYGNAGAADGQNTATVWSDGYTGVYHFDSTTNDATAVGRHGVDSGTTNATGIVGGSRSFDGVNDVVNLGSSAAFDNLFAGGATVSAWINPSGWGENGYGRIFDKSNTVSPTTSGWDLSLDSANQSLIFEHGFSGGIGRWRVTPNSIQLNQWQSVSVTFDSSSSANNPIIYINGIQQTVTENVAPVGTSGNDAAFNLLVGNQAANNRTFEGRIDEVRIQDGIQSPDRIAADHRSTNSAFVRFGYEQDAAGVLGNDIADSDNTLVATLVSGPSFASSFSLNADGTFTYTPIVNFVGGDSFTYSTTDGFSTSNTVTVSLNVTAINDTPVITGIADRTTQDKVTVQPFSTVTFSELDGEDVTVTITVAGGDIYGQFTSTSLASSGFTKIAAGQYRLLSTTETAATAAIRQLAFVPIENQSAPGSSTVATMTVTSDDSVSPTSQSMNLSIVSVNDAPTSVTLDDVFVDEESNGAIVGNLLATDPDLGDNHTYSVDDARFTVVSGVLRLKPTFALDFETEPSIDVIVTATDDGGQTTQSSFTVQVVDQVEPPAASTTNPPTPPVTVIIPSFQPSTDDPTTSTATEKDSDRDEDSSSESSKADTAKTPNVVGGVNPANQQSDDDDAGDDVLSSFVAPTNVLEAEFESRDADEAVALLANEADGSSDGNDASSRSVTNENTNQGNRGSALNVASSFTAAQLNYMVMTKPGAMWDQLDEQRGKIESQIQGDLIVVGATGAAASSVTVGIVAWAIRSGVLASGLLAQMPAWRAVDPLLIMQGGGENSDDESLEELMSRRSEALDQQDVDSAEPT from the coding sequence ATGTCAAACAACCGAAACGACTGGCAGCGACGCCGGATGACCATCGACCGATGGATCACCCAGGCGCGTCGTCTGATCGGATCGGGTGACGCCGGGCGGAACGCACGTCCATCAACAAATCTAGGACGCTTGGAACCGCGTATTCTCTTCAGCGCTACGCCGATCGATGTGGCATCCATGGGAATCGGCGCCGACACCGCCATGGTGATGGAGCTTCAACCGCAGTCGATCGACGCCGAAGTATCTCAGTCGCAATCAACAACGATCGACCAATTGGCCTCGCCCCAAACGGCAAAGCCCTACGAATTGATTTTCGTGGATTCCAGCGTCACCGACCTCAACCAAGTACTCGACGACTTTGCCGCCTCCGATCGAAACTTTGAAGTTTTCGTCTTGGGCGCCGATCGCGACGGGATTGACCAGATCACGGAAATACTTGATTCGCGAAGCGAAGTCGCCGCGGTGCATTTATTTTCGCACGCCGAAAATGGAAACGTACGTCTCGGGTCCGCCAACCTGGGTGCGACGAATCTCTCGGGTTATGCGTCGCAAATTGCTTCATGGCAATCCTCGCTGAACACGGGCGCCGACATTCTGATTTACGGTTGCGATTTGGCAGCAACCGATAACGGGCGATATTTGATTGAAGCGATCGGTTCGTTGACCGAAGCCGACGTCGCCGCCAGCGATGACGACACGGGTCATTCGTCCTTTGGCGGTAATTGGAACCTCGAATTCACAACCGGATCCATCGAGACAGAGATCGCGACCAGTGCCCAACTTCAACAAGAGTGGCTCGGAAAACTCAGTACGATTACGGTCACAACCTACAACGACATCATCAATGCGGGTGACGGATTAACGTCGCTTCGAGAGGCGATCATTGCAGCAAGCAGCGGCGATACGATCATCCTGGGGACCGGAACGTATACCGTTTCAATTTTAGGCACCGGCGAGAACAACTCGTTAACCGGCGACTTCGACATCAACAAGAGTCTCACTATTTCCGGAAACGGGGCTGGCAATACGATCATCGATGGCGGTGCCCTCGATCGGGTTTTCCATATCGATAACGCCTCCGCGATCGTTGCGTTCTCGGACGTAACAATCCAAAACGGATTCACAACCGGCAACGGTGGCGGCGTTTACATCGAGGGCGGCACTGCGACGCTGGATCGTGTGGTCATCCAGGGCAATCGTGGTGCTTTCGGCGCCGGAATTTATGTCAACAGCAGTGCGACACTGAACCTTACCGACGTCATCATCCAAAACAATGGCGACGGCGGAACCACGCGAGGCGGTGGAATTGAATCGGCCGGAACAGCGAATTTGCTGAGAGTGACATTCAGCGGAAACCAAGCCGGTTCGGGCGGAGGGATCTACACGACCGGAACGCTGGATCTGACCAACGCGACGCTCAGCAACAACAGTGCCAGCTCGTCGGGTGGCGGTGTCTACAGCACCGGTACGACAACGATCACAAATTCGACGCTCGCCTTCAACAACGCTGGTAATGCCGGCGGCATTCGCCGGCAAGCTGGATCCGTCAGCATCGTCAACACGATCATCTCAGACAACACTGTGACTTCGGCAAACGCCGACGTTCAGGGATCTTTTAGCAGCCTTGGGAACAACTTAATCCTGGACGTTACCGGAGGCAGCGGATTCGGTGGGACCGACGTGGTGGGCTCGAGTGCGAATTTGGGCCTGCTCGCCGACAACGGTGGTTTCGGGAAAACTCACGCGATCACGACTTCCAGCCTTGCCTATAACGCGGGAACCGCAACGGGCGCACCTGCCACCGACCAACGCGGCGTCGAACGCACCTCTCTTGTCGATATCGGTGCATTCGAACGACGCGAAATGAGTGCAACCTCTGAATTTCGCGTCAACACGACAACCGGATCGGTCCAAGAGACAAGCGGCCAAGATCGCGGAAGCCAACAATCGGTCGCGGTGGCAGACGACGGCAGCTATGTCGTCGTTTGGTCAAGTTTGAATCAGGACGGCGACGGTTGGGGCGTCTTCGCAAAACGTTTTGATTCATCCGGAACGGCGTTAACAGGCGACATCACCGTCGCCGATCTACCAGCAAACAATCAAAAATGGGCGCGTGTCGGGACGGCTGATGACGGCAGCTTCGTTGTGACTTGGACGCTGACCAATGCCCTCGATGTGCCGCAAGACGTGTACGCTCGGCGATTTGATGCCAACGGAGACGCGATTGGCACTAATTTTGTGGTGAACACCACGACAGGCGGCATCCAATCCAACTCAAGCATTGCGGTCAACGGTAGCGGCACGTTCATCGTCGCTTGGGAAGGCAACGGCGTAGGTGACAATGATGGAATTTTCTACCGTCGATTCAATGCGAACGGAACAGCGATCGACGGCACCGAAGTACGCGCCAACTTTGACAATATTGGTGACGAAAACGAAGCGAGCGTCGCTATCAACGATAGCGGACAATTCGCAATCACGTGGGAATCCGCAGGCGAAATTTATCTACGTCAATTTACCGCTGGTGGAACTCCGATTCCACCGACCAGTGACATCTTGGTTGACAGTACCGCTGCCGCAGCAATGGGGTCAACCGTAGAGATTGACTCGCTCGGTCGCACCGTGGTCCTGTATCGAACCAACGGATTCGCTGGACTTGGCGCTGGTGTCTGGGGGCGGGCTTTTCACGCCGATGGGACCGAGCGATTGGGACTCTTCCAAGTCAGCAATCAATCGTTCAGTTCGGACAACACGCAACCTTCGATTGCGATGGCAGACAACGGCGACTTCATCGTCGTATACCACGGCGACGATAACGGAGACGGAAACGGAAGCTCGGTGAAGTTCCGTCGATACGATGCCGACACCGGCGCAATCGCCACTGCTTCGCAGGTCAACATCAGCACCACAGGCGACCAACAGTTTTCATCCGTTGCCATGCTAGACATGGACAACTTTGTTGTGACATGGAGCGGCAACGGCACACAGTCTGGGAACACAGACACCAGCGGAGTATTCGCACGTCAATTCCATCTCGAAGCACCGACCTTGGACCTTGACTCGAATAACAGTTCGGGCGCCACCGGTATCAATTTTTCGAGAACCTTCTTCAATGGTGGCGGAGCAGTCTCGGTGGCCGATACAGACGCCACGATCATCGACTCTGACAGTACGCATCTGCAATCGCTAACGATAAGGATCACGGATCGCCAAAACGGTGCCAGCGAAGTGCTTGCGGCCATCACGTCGGGTACTTCGATCACGGCAAACTATACCGCCGGAACGCTCACGTTATCCGGTTCAGACACGACCGCGAACTACCAACAAGTGCTTCGCACGGTCACCTACAACAACAGTAATAATCCGGCGACTGGCACCAGTCGCACCATCACGTTCGTTGCCAGCGACGGGGTTTCGGTAAGCGAAATCGCAACGACCACACTGGCCATTTCCATGCCGGTCAACCAGGCTCCCACCGACATTGCGATATCCAATTCGACGGTCAACGAAAACACAAACACAGCAAGCGGATTCAGTGTCGGCGTACTCTCGGCGACGGACGCAGACTCAAGTACTCCATTCACCTGGGCAGTCGTCGGTGGTGCCGATCAAGCTCGCTTCTCAATTGGCGGGGCATCCAACAACCAATTGATGCTAACCGACGGCGTTCTGGACTACGAAGCAAAAGCTTCCTATGAAGTGGACGTTCGCGTCACCGATTCCAGCGGAAATCCCTTCGTCGAAACGCTAACCATTTCGGTCATCGACATCAATGAAGCACCCACCGTTTCGCTAAGCGTGGCCACGACACTTTTGGCCGAGGATACCGATACAACTTCCGCCATCGTCGTTTCGTCGATCACCGTGACGGATGATGCCTTGGGTACCAATACACTGACTCTTTCGGGCGATGATGCGTCGCTGTTCGAAATTGTTGGCTATGAACTAAGGCTAGTCGCGGGAACCTGGCTAGACTTCGAAACGAACAGTGCACTTGATGTCACCGTGAACGTCAATGACTCGACCATTGGCGGTACCCCAGATGACACTGCCTCACATACGATCACGATCTCTGACGTGAACGAGGCGCCCAGCGTAGCGTTGACGCCCGTCGTCGTGACGTTGAGCGAAGACACCGACACGACTTCCGCGATCGTGGTTGCGACGATCGTAGTCAGTGATGATGCTCTCGGCAGCGCGACACTTTCGCTGGCCGGATTGGACGCGGCCTTTTTCGAGATCGTTGGCAGTGACCTGCGTTTGAGGGCTGGCGCGAGCCTGGATTATGAGACGAATCCGACGCTTAACGTAACCGTACAAGTCGACGACGCCACGATCGCTGGATTCCCCGACGACTCGGCCAGCCATAGCGTGACAACCACCGACGTGGTTGAGATTCCGACGACAACCCTGAATCCGTCGGACGATACCTATCTGGATAAAGACAATCCGGACTTCAACTATGGAGTTTCCACAACGCTGATCGTTGATCACTCGGGCGGCAGCATCGGCGATTCGCGAATCTTGCTGAAATTCGATTTCAGCAGCATCCCGGTGGGTGCCACCATCACCGGCGCCACGTTGACGATGCAGGCAAACGCCGGTGCGGGAACTTTCCGAATCGGCGTCTATGAAGTCACCGAGGCCTGGGTCGAAGGCAACCAAAACGGGTCAGTTGGCTTCCCAAGCTGGGATGATCGCACGAGCACGAACGCGTGGAACGGCGGAACATTCAATTCGACCGCCGTGGCAACCTTTGATGCAACGACAACTGGACAACACGCCTGGAACGTCACCTCGCTCGTCCAAAGTTGGATCACGGGATCCACCGTAAACAACGGCGTAATCATTGGAAGCGAAGCTGGTGGCGGAAATTCATATACGTATTCCAGTCGCGACGGCGGATCGCCGCCTGAACTACAACTTTTCTATACCGTCACTAACGCAGCACCAACCGACATCGCACCCAATACGCTCTCGGTTGCCGAGAATACCGACTCGACTCTTGGCGTCAACCTTGGCACTTTAACCGCCACGGATTCGGACGCCGGCGAGACGTTCACTTGGGCAATTGTCGGCGGCACTGATGAAACGAAGTTTACGATCAACGCGTCCAATGAACTTATCTTAAGTGATGGGATGTTGGACTTCGAACGACAAGGTTCGTATTCCGTTGTCGTCCGCGTGATCGACTCGGCAAACAATATCTATGATGAAACGCTTACGGTCAGCATTACCGACCAAAACGAAGCTCCATCAGTCTCGTTGACGCCAGTGATCACGAACATTGACGAGGACAGCGACACCACGTCCGCGATTGTCGTAGCCACCATCTCGGTAACCGACGATGCCCTAGGAACCGAAACACTGTCGCTGTCGGGCGATGACGCGGCCATGTTCGAAATCGCAGGCAATCAGCTTCGACTTATCGCCGGGGCATCCTTGGACTTCGAAACAAACGCTTCGCTTGACGTATCCGTCAATATCGACGACGCGACCATCCCCGGCAATCCCGACAACTCTGCTTTGCACTCGATGACCGTCGGCGACACGATTGAAACCGACCCGGTCGTTGCAACCAGTGATACATACACTTTCGACGAAGATACGACATTTGATTCGTCGACGCAGTGGTTCGACGCGAACTGGTCCAATCGACGGACGCTTTCGTTTGACAACCTGAATCAAGCAAGCAACTTGACCGACATGCCGGTCTTGATCCGCATCGACGCGACGCGGATCGACTATTCCAAGACACAAAACGCAGGCCAAGACCTTCGATTTGTTGACGGCGACGGTGTACTGCTAGCCCACCAAATCGAATCCTGGAACGAAGCAGGCAGTTCGTACGTTTGGGTGAAAGTTCCGACCGTCAACCAGAGTTCAAACACAGACTTTGTTTGGATGTACTACGGAAACGCAGGCGCCGCCGACGGCCAAAATACCGCGACCGTTTGGTCCGACGGTTATACCGGCGTCTATCACTTTGATTCAACGACGAACGACGCTACGGCGGTCGGTCGACACGGCGTCGATTCGGGCACGACGAATGCGACGGGCATCGTTGGGGGATCGCGATCGTTTGATGGCGTTAACGACGTCGTAAACTTGGGATCTTCCGCCGCGTTTGACAACCTTTTCGCGGGCGGGGCCACCGTATCGGCGTGGATCAACCCGAGCGGTTGGGGTGAAAATGGCTACGGTCGCATTTTCGATAAGAGCAATACCGTCTCACCGACGACGTCCGGTTGGGACCTTTCACTGGACTCAGCCAATCAGTCGCTGATCTTTGAACACGGGTTCTCTGGTGGCATCGGCCGATGGAGAGTCACACCGAACTCCATCCAACTGAACCAATGGCAGTCCGTTTCGGTAACGTTCGATAGTTCGTCCAGTGCCAACAATCCGATCATCTATATCAATGGTATCCAACAAACCGTAACGGAGAACGTGGCGCCCGTCGGAACCAGCGGTAACGATGCCGCGTTCAATCTTCTGGTCGGAAATCAGGCTGCGAACAATCGCACGTTCGAAGGACGCATCGACGAAGTACGAATTCAAGACGGCATTCAATCGCCCGACCGAATCGCTGCCGACCATCGATCCACGAACAGTGCGTTTGTCCGATTCGGATACGAACAGGATGCCGCTGGCGTGCTCGGAAACGACATTGCCGATTCTGACAATACGTTGGTCGCAACGTTGGTCAGTGGACCAAGTTTTGCCAGTTCGTTCTCGCTCAATGCCGACGGCACGTTCACCTATACGCCCATCGTCAACTTTGTCGGCGGGGATTCGTTCACCTACAGCACGACCGACGGTTTTTCGACCTCCAATACCGTCACCGTCAGCTTGAACGTTACCGCAATCAATGACACTCCGGTGATCACCGGTATCGCTGACCGAACGACTCAGGACAAAGTCACCGTACAACCATTCTCGACGGTGACTTTCTCTGAACTGGATGGCGAAGACGTGACCGTTACCATCACCGTGGCAGGCGGTGACATCTACGGCCAGTTCACATCCACGTCTCTTGCGTCATCGGGATTCACAAAGATCGCGGCCGGCCAATATCGACTTCTCAGCACGACCGAAACGGCTGCAACCGCGGCGATCCGACAACTGGCGTTCGTTCCCATCGAGAACCAGTCAGCGCCCGGAAGTTCGACCGTCGCCACCATGACTGTGACATCCGACGACTCGGTCTCACCAACATCACAATCCATGAATCTGTCGATCGTTTCCGTCAATGATGCACCGACGTCGGTAACGCTCGACGACGTCTTCGTCGATGAAGAAAGCAACGGTGCCATCGTCGGCAACCTATTGGCAACGGACCCCGACTTGGGTGACAACCACACGTACTCCGTTGATGACGCTCGGTTTACCGTCGTGTCGGGAGTTCTGAGGTTGAAACCGACCTTTGCGCTCGACTTCGAAACCGAACCAAGCATCGATGTCATCGTGACAGCAACCGACGACGGCGGCCAAACGACTCAGTCTTCGTTCACTGTCCAGGTCGTCGACCAAGTTGAACCTCCAGCGGCTTCGACAACAAATCCACCGACTCCCCCGGTGACAGTAATCATACCGTCATTCCAACCGTCGACGGACGATCCAACGACGTCAACCGCCACCGAGAAAGATTCCGATCGCGACGAAGACTCCAGTTCCGAATCATCCAAAGCAGATACGGCAAAGACGCCTAACGTAGTCGGGGGCGTCAACCCGGCAAACCAACAATCTGATGACGACGACGCTGGCGATGATGTACTGAGTTCGTTCGTTGCACCTACGAATGTTCTCGAAGCGGAATTCGAATCGCGAGATGCTGACGAAGCTGTGGCCTTGTTGGCGAATGAGGCGGACGGGTCGAGCGATGGCAACGACGCGAGTTCTCGATCCGTAACCAACGAAAACACCAATCAAGGCAACCGGGGCTCGGCACTGAACGTGGCATCATCCTTTACGGCCGCGCAGTTGAACTACATGGTCATGACCAAACCTGGCGCAATGTGGGATCAATTGGATGAGCAGCGAGGCAAGATTGAATCGCAAATCCAAGGCGACCTGATCGTCGTTGGCGCGACCGGCGCCGCCGCATCCAGCGTGACCGTCGGTATCGTCGCATGGGCGATTCGCAGCGGCGTTCTTGCATCGGGATTGTTGGCCCAGATGCCAGCTTGGCGAGCCGTTGACCCCTTGCTGATCATGCAAGGCGGCGGCGAAAACTCTGACGACGAGTCTCTCGAAGAACTGATGTCACGTCGAAGCGAGGCGCTCGACCAACAAGACGTCGACAGCGCAGAACCAACTTAG
- a CDS encoding response regulator produces the protein MKRLYSRIPVRVRISIGLVALMVGTLLCASAFGFFPNEQRELLRGRAKLCETLAISATAMVAEEKIESLDIILQSIVARDEQIISIGFRAETGEMLVATGTHGSTWTFNQEADINRMSVPVFRSGKRFGQLEVSFEPSGGFLGLNHWAPAWLLVVLIPGCLLQFSFFLRKTLESLDPHGAAPKHVRDTFDRLGVGVLLIDDRDRIILMNQMLGECLRRDVKATEGKKTSSIPWVCEGELPWDESLRTGTMVNGRLMRIEVDGHHRTLNVNSTPIIGCGTMVTLEDITVLEENKVELAKARDAAEAANQSKSAFLANMSHEIRTPMNAILGFTEVLRRNIEHDESKRRKHLNTIHSSGTHLLNLINDILDLSKIEADRLEVESIPVEADRIVAEVVTVMRIRAEEKSIPLEYEFDGLIPTAVLSDPARIRQILTNLVGNAIKFTEQGGVKVVVRWDDDPTQPRMIFDVVDSGIGMSPEAAKKIFDPFSQADASVTRRFGGTGLGLSISKRFAEALGGGITVASRAGHGSVFTVTIDGKCADGATLRQPNIDELESASEIETRLAIRLPNLRVLLVDDGQENRDLMSVILEEAGATYATAENGLEAMELAHSAEWDVILMDMQMPVMDGYTATRNLRAEGYSVPIIALTAHAMQHAEQECRDAGCTGFLTKPVDFDRLISMLAAIAGIQVSAEVEPATTPTAHDGDDLLALTAPVITDAPIRSTLPIHKERFREIVSQFVDRLDQRFDAIEEAIASEDRSALTEMGHSLKGSSGNCGFADLSEQAAQLEVLGRDGEWNAIIETLSELRRMRSRIVVPEAIQAEKTETSVTTDSLS, from the coding sequence ATGAAACGTCTTTACTCTCGCATCCCAGTCCGCGTTCGAATTTCAATCGGACTCGTCGCGTTGATGGTTGGCACGCTCCTTTGCGCAAGCGCATTCGGATTCTTCCCCAACGAGCAACGCGAACTGCTGCGCGGCCGCGCAAAACTGTGTGAGACCTTAGCGATCAGCGCGACAGCGATGGTCGCCGAGGAAAAAATTGAATCGCTGGACATAATTTTGCAATCGATCGTGGCGCGTGACGAACAGATCATCAGCATTGGCTTTCGAGCCGAAACGGGTGAAATGCTGGTGGCAACGGGAACACACGGTTCGACGTGGACGTTCAATCAAGAGGCCGATATCAACCGCATGTCCGTGCCCGTCTTTCGGAGTGGAAAACGATTCGGCCAGCTCGAGGTCTCGTTTGAACCCAGCGGCGGATTTCTGGGCCTCAACCATTGGGCGCCCGCTTGGTTGTTAGTCGTTTTGATCCCGGGCTGTTTGCTTCAGTTTTCGTTCTTTCTTCGGAAGACGCTCGAGAGCCTCGATCCGCACGGGGCGGCTCCAAAACATGTCCGCGACACCTTTGATCGCCTCGGCGTCGGCGTGCTGCTGATCGACGACCGTGACCGAATCATCTTGATGAACCAAATGCTTGGGGAATGCCTGCGGCGTGATGTCAAAGCCACCGAAGGCAAAAAGACGTCGTCGATTCCCTGGGTGTGCGAGGGCGAATTACCCTGGGACGAATCGCTTCGCACTGGCACGATGGTGAACGGCCGACTGATGCGAATCGAAGTCGACGGCCACCATCGGACGCTCAACGTGAACAGCACGCCCATCATCGGCTGCGGCACGATGGTGACGCTCGAAGACATCACAGTGCTAGAGGAGAACAAAGTTGAGTTGGCGAAGGCTCGTGACGCTGCGGAAGCGGCGAACCAATCCAAGAGCGCATTCCTGGCCAACATGAGTCACGAGATACGCACACCCATGAATGCGATCCTCGGGTTCACCGAAGTCTTGCGACGAAACATCGAACACGACGAAAGCAAACGTCGCAAACATCTCAATACGATTCACTCCAGCGGCACTCACCTCCTCAATCTGATCAACGACATCCTGGACTTGTCGAAAATCGAGGCCGATCGCTTGGAAGTCGAATCGATTCCGGTCGAGGCAGATCGAATCGTTGCTGAAGTTGTCACGGTCATGCGAATTCGCGCCGAAGAGAAATCAATTCCGCTGGAATACGAATTCGATGGTCTCATTCCAACCGCAGTATTGAGCGATCCGGCACGCATTCGACAAATATTAACCAACCTTGTTGGTAACGCCATCAAGTTCACCGAACAAGGCGGCGTTAAAGTCGTTGTACGTTGGGATGACGATCCCACGCAACCGAGAATGATCTTCGACGTTGTCGACTCCGGCATTGGCATGTCGCCCGAAGCAGCAAAGAAAATCTTCGATCCGTTCTCGCAAGCCGATGCGAGTGTGACGCGACGTTTTGGCGGCACGGGACTTGGACTTTCGATCAGCAAGCGGTTCGCCGAAGCTCTTGGCGGTGGAATCACGGTGGCCAGTCGAGCAGGGCACGGTAGCGTTTTTACGGTCACGATCGACGGAAAATGCGCGGACGGCGCGACGCTTCGCCAACCCAACATCGACGAATTGGAATCTGCATCCGAGATCGAAACCCGTTTGGCGATTCGATTGCCAAACTTGCGAGTCCTGTTGGTCGACGACGGCCAAGAAAACCGGGACTTGATGAGCGTGATCTTGGAAGAAGCGGGTGCCACGTACGCGACGGCCGAGAACGGGCTGGAAGCGATGGAATTAGCCCACAGTGCCGAGTGGGACGTCATTCTGATGGATATGCAAATGCCGGTCATGGACGGCTACACCGCGACACGGAACCTTCGTGCCGAGGGTTACAGCGTCCCCATCATTGCCTTGACCGCCCACGCGATGCAACACGCCGAACAAGAATGCCGAGACGCCGGATGTACGGGTTTTCTGACGAAGCCCGTCGACTTTGACAGGCTGATCTCGATGCTAGCCGCGATCGCGGGCATTCAGGTTTCTGCCGAAGTCGAACCGGCGACGACCCCGACCGCGCACGATGGCGACGACTTACTCGCTTTGACGGCGCCCGTGATCACCGATGCTCCGATTCGTTCCACGCTGCCAATCCACAAAGAACGGTTTCGCGAGATTGTGTCGCAATTCGTCGATCGACTGGATCAACGGTTTGACGCGATCGAAGAAGCGATCGCAAGCGAAGACCGCAGCGCGCTGACCGAGATGGGTCACTCCCTGAAAGGCTCGAGCGGCAATTGTGGTTTCGCTGATTTGTCCGAACAAGCGGCTCAACTGGAAGTGCTTGGAAGGGACGGTGAATGGAATGCGATCATTGAAACGTTGTCCGAACTAAGACGGATGCGAAGCCGCATTGTGGTTCCCGAGGCAATCCAAGCCGAGAAAACCGAAACATCCGTTACAACCGATTCGCTGTCATAA